Below is a window of Flavobacterium cyclinae DNA.
CAGATTTATTATTTGGTGGTGCAGCTAATCGTTATTTAGGATTACATTATGGAGAAGTTATTTGGACAACAAATTATATTCCAAATCCAAATCGCTACTACGATAATTATGGAAATAAAGACGATGTGAATTTCTATACAAAAGCATCATATAACGTTACAAACAAGTTGAATTTGTTTGCCGACTTACAATATAGAATGGTTTTCTATAATGCTACAAGTGTAAAATTTGACGACGTAAATGATACATTCCGATTTTTTAATCCAAAAGCAGGTTTAAATTATCAATTAGATGAAAAAAATACTTTTTATGGTTATTTTGGAATTGCAAACAAAGAACCAAGACGCGACGATTACGAAAGTGGAGCAATTAAACCAGAGCGTTTGTTTGATTATGAATTGGGTTGGAAATACAACACTAAAAATGTGAAATTGTATGCCAATGCATTTTATATGAGATACAATAATCAGTTGGTAATGACTGGAGCATTAAATGATGTAGGTTCGCCAATTTTCACGAATAGCGGTAAAAGTTATCGATTAGGTTTAGAAGTAGAATCTACCATTGCTTTAACAGATAAATTATTTTTGAACCCTAATTTTACCTTAAGTCAAAATAAAAATATAGACTTTTATTTTCAACGTGATGGAATTATTCAAGATTTAGGAAATACAAATATTGCCTATTCGCCTAATTTTGTAGCTGCTAATAGTTTTACGTATTTGCCAGTTAAAGGATTACAACTAGCTATTTTGTCAAAATTTGTTGGCGAACAATATATGGGAAATATTGATTCGGCTAATTCTAAATTGGATAGTTATTTTGTTAGTGATTTCAATGCTTCATACGATTGGCAAATCAATAAAGGAATTAAGTCAATTGTTTTTTCTGCTTTGGTCAATAACATTTTCAATTTAGAATATGAGTCAAATGGGTATTTCTACACCTATGATGACACTTGGTCTGGACCAACTCCAGTTACAATAGAAGGAGCCGGTTTTTATCCACAAGCTGGGATAAATTTCATACTTGGCGCCACCTTAAAATTTTAGTTAAATTAAGTTAAGTTAAAAAAAGCCTGAAAAATATTTTTTCAGGCTTTTTTGTTAGTTATAAACTCTAAGTGAAAGTGCATCTAATTGCTCTACACGATATTGTTTCATGGGGTATTGCATTCCTGCTGCTTGACCAGTAAATAAGCTATAGCTTGATCCATCACATTCGCAAATAGCATTAATGCCACTTAAGGTCATAGTAGAACAACTGCTTAAAGGTTGATTTGGACAAGCTGCATCAAAAGCTACATAACTTCCGCCGGTGTTAAATACGATAATCCCTCTTACACCAGCGCTTCCGTTGTTAATATAAACGGCATTACTAGGGAATTGCAAATTGCTAAATTGAGGTAAATTCATATTGATATTTACATTAAAGCTATAATTAGGCAAATACGGATTATTATTGTTGAAATTTTCTTTTTCACAACTAAAAAATAAGGGAAATATCAGGAATAATAGGAGTTTTTTCATAATTCATTTATAAAATTGATAAAACAAATTTAATTAATTACTTTTGACTAAACATTACGTGATAACAATAAATTAATATTTAAAATAAATTACTATCTTTGTGAAAAGGAATCCCATGTAGGTGGGATTCTTTCTATTTTATAAACTATGAAGTTATGAGCACAGTATCGTATTACACAGCAGAAGGATTAAAAAAATTAAGAGAAGAATTAGACCAACTTAAAAGTATAGAACGACCTAAAGCATCGCAAGCCATTGCAGAAGCAAGAGATAAAGGAGATTTATCTGAAAATGCTGAATATGATGCAGCTAAAGAAGCGCAAGGGTTGTTAGAAATGCGTATTGCTAAAATGGAGGAATTAGTTGCAAACGCACGTTTAATTGATGAATCGCAATTGGATTTATCAAAAGTATTGGTTTTATCTACGGTTAAAATCAAAAATCAAGCTAATGGTATGGAAATGAAATATACATTAGTAGCAGAAAGTGAAGCCGATTTAAAATCAGGTAAAATTTCGGTAACTTCTCCTATTGGAAAAGGATTATTAGGAAAATCAGTAGGTGAAATAGCAGAAATTAAAGTTCCAAATGGAGTTTTAAAAGTTGAAATTTTAGAAATTTCTAGAGATTAAATTAATGAGGCAATTTGTCGATGAGGCAATTTGTCAATTAAAAATAAAATAACAACAATTTTCTTGATCTTAATCATTGAAAATTAGATAATTGAAAACCATTAAAATGAGTTCAATATTCACGAAAATAGTAAACGGAGAAATTCCATGTTATAAAATAGCCGAAGACGAAAATTATTTGGCTTTTTTAGATGTTAATCCAAATGCAAAAGGACATACTTTATGTATTCCAAAGCAAGAGATTAATAAAATCTTTGATATGGAAGAAGAGCATTATTTAGGATTAATGAAGTTTGCTAGAAAAGTGGCAAAAGCATTAGAAAAAGCAGTTGCATGTAAGCGAATTGGTGTTGCGGTTGTAGGGCTAGAAGTACCGCATGTTCATGTACATTTAATTCCGCTTCAAGATATGGATGATATGCGTTTCCAAAGAAAAACAAGTTTAACACCTGAAGAGTTTCAGGAATTGGCAAAGCAAATTGCTTCTAACTTATAAATTTATCCCGATTCAATCGGGATTTTTTATGCTATTTTGTAACTAATTTGCATTGTAGTTCCTTTTCCAATTTCAGATTGGGCTACTTTAATTTTTCCTTTATGATATTCTTGAACAATTCGCTTAGTTAACGATAATCCTAATCCCCAACCTCTTTTTTTAGTGGTAAATCCGGGTTCAAAAACTTTAGAAAATTGATTTTTAGGAATTCCCTTTCCAGTATCTGTAATTCGTATTTTGACAATTTTTTCAAGTTCGGTTATGTTGATGTTAAGTGCTCCTTTTCCTTTCATGGCATCAATTGCATTTTTGACTAAATTTTCAATTGTCCAACTATGTAAAGCAGGATTAAATTCAACATAAATAGGATGATGAGGTGCATTAAAGGTAAAGGACACCTGTTGCGATACACGACTCTGTAAATATTCAACCGTATTTTTAGTGTCTTCGATGATATCGCGTTTTTCTAATACAGGTTCACTTCCAATTTTAGAAAAACGATCTGTTATGGTTTGAAGTCGCGAAATGTCTTTTTCAATTTCGATAATCGTGCTTTCTTCAACATTGTCCAATTTCAAAATTTCAAGCCAACCAATTAATGAAGAAAGTGGCGTTCCAATTTGATGTGCAGTTTCTTTTGCCATTCCGGCCCAAAGTTTGTTTTGGGTAGCCATTTTGGTAGCACGATAAAAATTATACACCACAGCACCAAATAAAATGATAATCAACAATAAAGCAATTGGATAGTATTTTAATTTATTTAATAATGGCGAATTTCCATAATAAACCAAATGATACTTATTATTAGAACTTTCCATTTTTATGGGTTGGTTATCGTTTTTAATCGAATAAAAATATTCTTTTAAAGCAATGCTGTCTTTTGTAATGGCTTCATCTATATTATTAGAATCTATGATTTTATCATCTTCATCTGTAATAAAGATTGGAATTGTAGTGTTTTTACTTATAATTTCAAGTGGTAAATCTAAATCAGAATTTTCATTAGCATTGGCAACACTTGTTAAGGCACTTGCCCAAAATTCCATTTTTGCACGCTCTTCGTTTTTGAAAATTTGGAAAAAGTTATAGGTATTCCAAAGTATCAAAACTACTATGAAAAAGGAAGCTATAATAATAAACCAACGAGTTAGATTTCGTCTTTCTGAAAACTGCATGCATTCGTATTTGAAGTAAAAATACTAAAATCCTTTTTAATTTGGTGTTTATTATTGTATTTGGATTTGTTTTTTGTTCCGTAACTTCGGAATTGAAATTTCACTTGTTCTTGTTATCTTTGTAAAAAATAGTTTCAACATGTTAAGCATCGATCCAAAAGAAATTGCACCAGCAAAATTACAAGGCTATTTACAAAGTGCTGTAGCGCCTAGACCTAT
It encodes the following:
- a CDS encoding HIT family protein; this translates as MSSIFTKIVNGEIPCYKIAEDENYLAFLDVNPNAKGHTLCIPKQEINKIFDMEEEHYLGLMKFARKVAKALEKAVACKRIGVAVVGLEVPHVHVHLIPLQDMDDMRFQRKTSLTPEEFQELAKQIASNL
- a CDS encoding sensor histidine kinase; protein product: MQFSERRNLTRWFIIIASFFIVVLILWNTYNFFQIFKNEERAKMEFWASALTSVANANENSDLDLPLEIISKNTTIPIFITDEDDKIIDSNNIDEAITKDSIALKEYFYSIKNDNQPIKMESSNNKYHLVYYGNSPLLNKLKYYPIALLLIIILFGAVVYNFYRATKMATQNKLWAGMAKETAHQIGTPLSSLIGWLEILKLDNVEESTIIEIEKDISRLQTITDRFSKIGSEPVLEKRDIIEDTKNTVEYLQSRVSQQVSFTFNAPHHPIYVEFNPALHSWTIENLVKNAIDAMKGKGALNINITELEKIVKIRITDTGKGIPKNQFSKVFEPGFTTKKRGWGLGLSLTKRIVQEYHKGKIKVAQSEIGKGTTMQISYKIA
- a CDS encoding Rieske (2Fe-2S) protein — protein: MKKLLLFLIFPLFFSCEKENFNNNNPYLPNYSFNVNINMNLPQFSNLQFPSNAVYINNGSAGVRGIIVFNTGGSYVAFDAACPNQPLSSCSTMTLSGINAICECDGSSYSLFTGQAAGMQYPMKQYRVEQLDALSLRVYN
- the greA gene encoding transcription elongation factor GreA, producing the protein MSTVSYYTAEGLKKLREELDQLKSIERPKASQAIAEARDKGDLSENAEYDAAKEAQGLLEMRIAKMEELVANARLIDESQLDLSKVLVLSTVKIKNQANGMEMKYTLVAESEADLKSGKISVTSPIGKGLLGKSVGEIAEIKVPNGVLKVEILEISRD